One stretch of Patagioenas fasciata isolate bPatFas1 chromosome 9, bPatFas1.hap1, whole genome shotgun sequence DNA includes these proteins:
- the AP1S3 gene encoding AP-1 complex subunit sigma-3 isoform X2, producing MIHFILLFSRQGKLRLQKWYTTLPDKEKKKIVREIVQIILSRNQKTSSFVDWKDLKLVYKRYASLYFCCAIEDQDNELLTLEVVHRYVELLDRYFGNVCELDIIFNFEKAYFILDEFIIGGEVQETSKRSAVKAIEDSDMLQETVEEYMNKPAF from the exons ATG ATACACTTCATACTGCTGTTCAGTCGGCAGGGGAAATTAAGGCTTCAGAAATGGTACACGACGCTGCctgataaagagaagaaaaagatcgTTCGAGAAATTGTTCAGATTATTTTGTCTCGCAATCAAAAAACAAGTAGTTTTGTTGACTGGAAAGACCTCAAGCTTGTTTACAAAAG GTACGCTAGTTTGTATTTCTGCTGTGCAATAGAAGACCAGGATAATGAGCTCCTGACACTAGAGGTCGTTCACCGATACGTGGAGCTTCTGGACAGATACTTTGGAAAC GTGTGCGAGCTGGATATTatctttaattttgaaaaagcatattttattctTGATGAGTTTATAATTGGTGGAGAAGTACAAGAAACTTCAAAGAGGTCTGCAGTGAAAGCCATAGAAGACTCTGACATGTTGCAGGAG acaGTGGAAGAGTACATGAACAAGCCTGCATTTTAA
- the AP1S3 gene encoding AP-1 complex subunit sigma-3 isoform X4, which produces MCCAVRKTLLHSSSSSQWTSVWTIHFILLFSRQGKLRLQKWYTTLPDKEKKKIVREIVQIILSRNQKTSSFVDWKDLKLVYKRYASLYFCCAIEDQDNELLTLEVVHRYVELLDRYFGNVCELDIIFNFEKAYFILDEFIIGGEVQETSKRSAVKAIEDSDMLQETVEEYMNKPAF; this is translated from the exons ATGTGCTGTGCAGTGAGAAAAACACTCCTTCATTCATCCAGCTCCTCTCAATGGACAAGTGTATGGACA ATACACTTCATACTGCTGTTCAGTCGGCAGGGGAAATTAAGGCTTCAGAAATGGTACACGACGCTGCctgataaagagaagaaaaagatcgTTCGAGAAATTGTTCAGATTATTTTGTCTCGCAATCAAAAAACAAGTAGTTTTGTTGACTGGAAAGACCTCAAGCTTGTTTACAAAAG GTACGCTAGTTTGTATTTCTGCTGTGCAATAGAAGACCAGGATAATGAGCTCCTGACACTAGAGGTCGTTCACCGATACGTGGAGCTTCTGGACAGATACTTTGGAAAC GTGTGCGAGCTGGATATTatctttaattttgaaaaagcatattttattctTGATGAGTTTATAATTGGTGGAGAAGTACAAGAAACTTCAAAGAGGTCTGCAGTGAAAGCCATAGAAGACTCTGACATGTTGCAGGAG acaGTGGAAGAGTACATGAACAAGCCTGCATTTTAA
- the AP1S3 gene encoding AP-1 complex subunit sigma-3 isoform X3, translating to MGQIHFILLFSRQGKLRLQKWYTTLPDKEKKKIVREIVQIILSRNQKTSSFVDWKDLKLVYKRYASLYFCCAIEDQDNELLTLEVVHRYVELLDRYFGNVCELDIIFNFEKAYFILDEFIIGGEVQETSKRSAVKAIEDSDMLQEVVKDPL from the exons ATGGGGCAG ATACACTTCATACTGCTGTTCAGTCGGCAGGGGAAATTAAGGCTTCAGAAATGGTACACGACGCTGCctgataaagagaagaaaaagatcgTTCGAGAAATTGTTCAGATTATTTTGTCTCGCAATCAAAAAACAAGTAGTTTTGTTGACTGGAAAGACCTCAAGCTTGTTTACAAAAG GTACGCTAGTTTGTATTTCTGCTGTGCAATAGAAGACCAGGATAATGAGCTCCTGACACTAGAGGTCGTTCACCGATACGTGGAGCTTCTGGACAGATACTTTGGAAAC GTGTGCGAGCTGGATATTatctttaattttgaaaaagcatattttattctTGATGAGTTTATAATTGGTGGAGAAGTACAAGAAACTTCAAAGAGGTCTGCAGTGAAAGCCATAGAAGACTCTGACATGTTGCAGGAG GTAGTGAAGGATCCGTTGTAA
- the AP1S3 gene encoding AP-1 complex subunit sigma-3 isoform X1 produces MGQIHFILLFSRQGKLRLQKWYTTLPDKEKKKIVREIVQIILSRNQKTSSFVDWKDLKLVYKRYASLYFCCAIEDQDNELLTLEVVHRYVELLDRYFGNVCELDIIFNFEKAYFILDEFIIGGEVQETSKRSAVKAIEDSDMLQETVEEYMNKPAF; encoded by the exons ATGGGGCAG ATACACTTCATACTGCTGTTCAGTCGGCAGGGGAAATTAAGGCTTCAGAAATGGTACACGACGCTGCctgataaagagaagaaaaagatcgTTCGAGAAATTGTTCAGATTATTTTGTCTCGCAATCAAAAAACAAGTAGTTTTGTTGACTGGAAAGACCTCAAGCTTGTTTACAAAAG GTACGCTAGTTTGTATTTCTGCTGTGCAATAGAAGACCAGGATAATGAGCTCCTGACACTAGAGGTCGTTCACCGATACGTGGAGCTTCTGGACAGATACTTTGGAAAC GTGTGCGAGCTGGATATTatctttaattttgaaaaagcatattttattctTGATGAGTTTATAATTGGTGGAGAAGTACAAGAAACTTCAAAGAGGTCTGCAGTGAAAGCCATAGAAGACTCTGACATGTTGCAGGAG acaGTGGAAGAGTACATGAACAAGCCTGCATTTTAA